TGGACGCTCACGTCGCCGCCCGACTGCTTGGCGAACCCGAACACCTGCGAGAGCCCAAGACCCGTGCCCTTGCCGACCTCCTTGGTCGTGAAGAATGGCTCGAAGATCCTGGTCAGGTCCTCTTCGGTGATCCCAGTGCCGGTGTCGCTCAGCTCGATCTTGGCGAACGGGCCGGGGCCGCCCCCATGGCCGCGGATCGGCGGCATCGCCAGGCCGCATGTCAGCCGCAGGGTCAGCGTGCCCTCGCCCTCCATTGCATCGCGGGCGTTGACCGCCATGTTGACCAGCGCGGTCTCGAACTGGCTCACGTCGGCTTCGATGAAGCAGGGGTGTTCCGGCAGTTCGGTCACCACCCGCACGCGGGCACCGGTCACGGTGTCGAGCATGTCGGCAACACCACGCAGGCGATCTCCGACGCTCACCACCTCCGGCTTGAGCGCCTGACGGCGGGCGAACGCCAGCAACTGTCCGGTCAGCTTGGCGGCGCGCTCGACTGTGTCGGAGACGGCGTCCATATACCGCTTGCGCCGCTCCTCAGGGAGGTTCGGCCGACGCAGGAAGTCCACCGACGAGCGGATAATGGTCAGCAGGTTGTTGAAGTCGTGCGCGACGCCTCCCGTGAGCTGGCCCACGGCTTCCATCTTCTGCGACTGGCGCAGGGCCTCGGCCGTCGCTTCGAGCGCCTTAGCCTGCTCTTTTTCCGCCGTGATGTCGCGACCGACCGCGTTGATCAGTCCACCACCCGGCCGGGTCGTCCAGGAGATCCAGCGGTAGCTGCCATCCCGATGCCGGTAGCGGTTGTCGAACCGCGCGTGGCCAACGCCTTCAGACAGCTCGCGTGCGCCCTCGATGGTATGGGCCATATCGTCGGGGTGGATCAGGTCGAACAGGTTGCGGCCGAGTAGCTCGGCTTCGCGCCAACCGAGCGTCTCGGTCCAGGCCGGGTTCACGGCGGTGATCGCGCCGGCGAACGTGCACCGGAGCATCAGGTCGTTGGACAGCTCCCAGAGCGCATTCCGGTCGGCGGTGCGCTCTGCGACCTCGCGTGCCAGCGTATCGGCCCGAGCGGCCAGCAAGGCCGCGGCATCGCGCAGGTCGGTGACGTCCTGCACGAACACGTAGAACCCATCGACGCTGCCGCTGGCATCGCGGCGGGGGGTGTAGCGGATGGCTGCGATGCGTCGCCGCCCATCCGCCCAAGGCCAATCGAGATCCATCTCGACCACCTCACCGTCAAGGGCCCGCTCGATCCCCTCGCGGCGGAGCGCAAGGCCGTCCTCGCCGACGAGATCGAGGACCGTTCGCCCCAGCACGGTCTCCGGGGGACGCCCGAACCATGCCTGGTATGCGGCATTGGCGAAGCGGTAGGTCAGCGAGCGGTCGATGAACGCGACGAGCACCGGCAGTGCGTCGGCGACCAGCCGCAGCTCCGCCTCACTCGCTCTGAGGGCGGTTTCCGCCTGCTTGCGGGCGGTTGCCGTGCGGATTCGTGCAGCCACCTCGCGGATGAACACCAACTCGTCGTTGGTCCACGTGCGCGGTGTGGCGCTGCAGACGAACAGCAGCGACACGAGGCGGCCGTGCTCGACCACCGGCGTATTGACGAACGCCCGGGCGCTGATCGCCTCCAGGGCGTCGGCACGGGCGCTAGTGCGCGGGTCGGTGCGGGCATCGCCGACGACGACCGTTTCGCCCCTCTTGATGTCCTCGATGTGGGAGCCGAAGTCGCTAAACCTGTGCGTGCCCGCAATGGAATGTGCGTCGCCGCTGGTCCAATCACGCTCGACGTCGATGGTTTCGGCCTCGCGATCGACCAACCCGTAGCCGACGAGCTGAACGTCGAGCGCCCGGCCGAGGATGCCGATCGCCACGTCGGCGAGGCTGGCGGCGTCGTGGTCGTGCTCGGCAAGTTGGTCGCTCAGCTCGAGCAACGCCTGGCGACGATGCTCGCCCGCGCGGAGGGCCATCCCGGCCAGATGCTCGCCGGTGCGGTCGCGCATGATCTTGACGAAGCCGATGTGCCGGTCCTCCTCGTCACGCAGCGGCATCATCTCGCCGGAAGCCCAGAACCGCTCCTCACCCTGTTTGAGGTGCCAGCGTTCGTCCTGGGCGCGCCCGTTCTTGAGGGCGGTTTCCATCTCGTAGGTGACCCGGCCGTTGGCACGGTCCTCGGGCGTGAAGAAGCGCGCAGCGTCCTGCCCACGCATTTCCTCGGCGGTCCAGCCCATGACGTGCTCGGAGCCGCTGTTCCAGCCGGTGATGGTCCCTTGGCGGTCCGTGACGACGATCGCGAAATCCAAGGTGCTCTCGAACACCGCGTTCTGCCGAGCTGCATCCATGCTGCCGCTGCGAGCCCGTTCGCGCAGTTGCCGCACCTCGGCTTCCAGTTCCTCTCGCGAGAGGAGGCTCACCTCACGTTCCGGCACGCCACACCCTTCCTCGAACCTAAGTCACTGCGAGAACGGAGAAATCAGTGCCGCTCTCGAACGCTCCAATCAGGCCTGAATTGATTGGTGCGCGACCGAATCGTATGCGTTATGCCACAAACTTGCGAGTCGTGAGCCCTCGCCTCCACGCTTCGGGACCAGCACCGAAGCGCGCTTGAGTTCGGATGCACGGATCGTTGAAAATGACTCGTCCACCACAGCAAGGCTATTCACTATAGAAATTATCCGCATTGATGGATGGCGCAGAGCCGACATTCAGAGGTGTCCTTGAGTAATATTTTGCGATTGCGTAGATCGATCGGCTGATGCCGTGAGATCAAAACTCGTACGATGTTCGTGTTGCGCGTGGCTGATGCACGCGCGTCCTCACTCATATTGAACGATCTTGAGCGTTACGAAGCGCAACGCTCGACGCGCGTACCTTTCATCCTTTTGCGATGGGTCCGATCGCCCCCGTTGTCGTGACCGAATGGCAGACAGGCGACGGCTGCAGCGAACCTTGGCCGTTGTGGCGCGTTGATGGTTGCCGTCCGTGCATGGGACGGTCGAGCGACGACGAGACCGATGCCCCGGAATACAATGCTCCAGACGATCGACGCGGAAATCGCCGCCGCGGAGCACCGCACCGAGACTCACGCTCAGACAGTGCGGGCCCTTCTCGCCGTCGGTGAAAGTAGCGTCGAGGCAGAGCAGGCGCTCTATCTCGAACTCGATCGTCTCACGCTCCTGCGTGATCGTCAGTGGAACTTTCGCTCGATGCAGGATTTTCTCTCGGCTGCTTGAAACAGAGGGCCGAAACTGGCGAAGGAGATGCCCTCTTAAGGGCCAGGGCATCTCTATGCATTGTGCGTGATAAAATTGCGAGACGACCGTCCCTGCCCTGGGCTACAAGGCAGGGGTGAGAAGCGCCCTGCATGATATCTGACCTGTTCCCGTCCGCCCTCGTGCGAGACGCCGCCCGCCTCGGTTCGCTCGCAGGTCTCAACCTGCTCGACACGCCGCCCGAAACCGAGTTCGAGGACATTGTGCATCTGGCCTCGACCGTGTGCGAGACGCCGGTGGCGCTGGTCAGCCTCGTGGCGGGAGATCGCCAGTGGTTCAAGGCTCGGGTCGGCTTTCCGCCCTGCGAGACCGCCCTCAACGCCTCGGTCTGCGCCTACACGCTGGCTGAGCCGGACCTGCTCACGATCCCCGACCTGACGGCGGATCCGCGCACGCGCGACAACCCGCTGGTCACAGGGGAGCCGTTCATCCGCTTCTATGCCGGTACACCCTTGCGCGCGCCCGACGGGCAAGTGCTCGGCAGCCTCTGCGTGATCGACCACACGCCGCGGCCGAAGGGCCTGTCGAGCCGGCAGGCCGACGGGCTGCGGCGGCTGGCCCGGCAGGTGACGACCGTGCTTCGTGAACGTCAGCTCAACGTGGAGATGCGGGCCGCCCGTGACGCTCTGCGGGTGTCCGAGGAGCGGCTGGCGTTGGCGTTCGCGGCGGCGGGCAGCCTTGGCTGGTGGGATTGGGACATCCCCGCCGACTGCGTCTATGCCGGGGAGCGGTTCTCCGACATGTACGGCATCGACCCTGCCCTCGCCGCGCAGGGTGCGCCGCTGACCGCTTTCGTCGAGGGCATCCACCCGGACGACCGCTCGTGGGTCGGCGAGCGCATCCAGCAGGTCGTCGCGACGGCAGGCGAGTTCAGCGAGGAGTATCGCCTGCGCCACGCCGATGGCAGTGTGACGTGGGTCCTCGCCAGGGGACGATGCTTCCACGATGGCGATGGCAAACCGCTGCGCTTCCCCGGCGTCGTCGTCGATATCACCGCCCGCAAAGCCGCGGATGCCGCACGCTTCGCCGGCGAGGCGCGGCTGAAGTCGATCATGGAGACCGTGCCAGTCGGAATCCTGCTGGCCGAAGCCCCCTCCGGGCGCATCCTCATGGGAAACCGGCGGCTGGCCGAGATCCTCGGCCACACCACCCTCTACGCCTCGTCCAGCAACGCCTACGGTGAGTTCGTCGCCTACCACGACGATGGCAGGCTGGTGGAAGCGCAGGAGTACCCGCTGGCGCAGATCTGCGGAGGCCAGTGCAAGCGGGCCGCCATCGAGGTGCTGTACCAGCGTCCGGACGGCGAGCGGCGCTGGATCGCGATCGCCGGCGAGGCGATCGAGGACGAGCAGGGCGGGACGGTCGGCGCAGTCGTCGCCGTCAGCGACATCGGCGACCGAAAGGCAGCGGAAGCGCAGCAGGACATCCTCAACCGCGAGCTGTCGCACCGGCTGAAGAACACCCTGACGCTGGTCCAGTCGATCGCGTCGCAGACCCTGCGCAACGCCCCCAGCCTCGACGCCGCCCGCGATGCCCTCGCCGCGCGGCTGATCGTGCTCGGCAAGGCGCACGACATCCTGCTGGCTGGGCGGACCGACAGCGCCAGCGTCGACCGGGTGGTGCAGGAGGCGTTGAGCCTGCACGACGACACCGGCCGACGCTTCCGGGTCCGCGGCCCGAGCCTGTTCGTCGGTCCCTCGGCGGCGCTCTCGCTCGGGCTGATGCTGCACGAACTGGCGACCAACGCCGTGAAATACGGGGCGCTCTCAGTGCCGACCGGCTGCGTGACCGTCGACTGGACGGTGGACGGCACGGGCGCGGCAGCCGAGTTCCGGCTGGATTGGCGCGAGCAGGGCGGCCCGCCTGTGACGCCACCGACCCGCCGGGGGTTCGGCTCGCGGCTGATCCAGCGTGGCCTCGCCGGAGGTGATGTGGCCCTGCACTACGCCGTCGAGGGGGTGCAATGCACCTTGAGCGCCCCGCTCGCGGGATTGCGCGTCGACGTTTGATCCACACGGCCGCGGATTTTGTGAGAAGGACGTCTGATGACCCTGAAGCCCGGCGCAGTGGCCCTCGTGGCCGAGGACGAGCCGCTGGTGCGAATGGAGGCCGCCGACGTGCTCGGGGATGCCGGGTTCGACGTGCTCGAGGCCAGCACAACCCCAGCGGCGCTCGCCTATCTCGAGGTGCACCCGGAGATCACGCTGCTATTCACCGACGTGGTGATGCCGGGCCCGATCGATGGGCTGGCGCTGGCTCACGAGGTTCGGCGGCGGTGGCCCGGGGTAAAGATCATCATCGCTTCGGGTCGGATCACGCCCGATCCCGCGCAACTGCCAGACGGAGCGCGTTTCCTGGAGAAGCCGTACTCTGCCAACGGCCTCGCTCGGGTAGTCCGCGAGTTGGGTCTGCGTTTGGCAACGGAATGAGGTCGAAGCGACGATACGTGGTGCTGTGATGCCGGCGCACGACTTTCGCCCTAAGTTCCTGAATCCGACAGGAGGGTGGAACAGCACTCATCGGCACCGATGCACGCACGACCGATGAGGCAGCCTTGTCGCTCCGCGCGACCATCGACCCTGAGAGGGACTATTCGGCAAACCGTCGAAGCGTCGCCTCGATCTTGCGTCGGTCGAACGGCTTGCCGAGCACAATCCCGCGCGAGGGGATCTGAGCAGGGTCCCACGGTTGCGAGGAGACCATCAGGAGTTCGATCGGCGGCCAACGATCGCGGATGAGAAGCGCCAGCTCCATTCCGGCCGTCGAGCCGCGCATGTCGAGGTCGGTGAACACCGTACGGATGTCGGTCCGGGCCTCTAGGATCTGGATCGCCTCGATGATGCTGCTGGCCTCGACGGCTTCGCAGCCCGCGTTCTCGACGAACTCGGTCAGCGCCATCATCAGGATCGGGTCGTCCTCGACGACGAGAACCCGTGGCAAGGTCGGGGGGTGAGACTGACCCATCGAGCTAGTGGACCTGAACTTGAACTTCGGCGAGCGGCGCGCGGAACTCGGCTCTGAGGCCCGTGGGCTTAAAATCGAGGTCGGCCTCACGGGTTCCCAGCAATCCCATGCGGATCAGGCGCGACCCGAAGCCGCCTTTGTTGCGCGGAGGCATCACGGCCGGCCCGCCCGTCTCGGTCCAGTCGAGGACCAGCGTCGGAGCGGCTCCGCCGCCGGTCCGCCAACTCACGCGCACCATTCCGCTCTGGGCGGACAGCGCGCCGTACTTGAGGGCGTTGGTTGCGAGCTCATGCAGCAGCAGCGACAGGGACAGCGCCGCCTGCGGGCTGATGTCCATGTCCGGCCCCTCGAG
The sequence above is drawn from the Methylobacterium terrae genome and encodes:
- a CDS encoding response regulator codes for the protein MTLKPGAVALVAEDEPLVRMEAADVLGDAGFDVLEASTTPAALAYLEVHPEITLLFTDVVMPGPIDGLALAHEVRRRWPGVKIIIASGRITPDPAQLPDGARFLEKPYSANGLARVVRELGLRLATE
- a CDS encoding PAS domain S-box protein encodes the protein MPEREVSLLSREELEAEVRQLRERARSGSMDAARQNAVFESTLDFAIVVTDRQGTITGWNSGSEHVMGWTAEEMRGQDAARFFTPEDRANGRVTYEMETALKNGRAQDERWHLKQGEERFWASGEMMPLRDEEDRHIGFVKIMRDRTGEHLAGMALRAGEHRRQALLELSDQLAEHDHDAASLADVAIGILGRALDVQLVGYGLVDREAETIDVERDWTSGDAHSIAGTHRFSDFGSHIEDIKRGETVVVGDARTDPRTSARADALEAISARAFVNTPVVEHGRLVSLLFVCSATPRTWTNDELVFIREVAARIRTATARKQAETALRASEAELRLVADALPVLVAFIDRSLTYRFANAAYQAWFGRPPETVLGRTVLDLVGEDGLALRREGIERALDGEVVEMDLDWPWADGRRRIAAIRYTPRRDASGSVDGFYVFVQDVTDLRDAAALLAARADTLAREVAERTADRNALWELSNDLMLRCTFAGAITAVNPAWTETLGWREAELLGRNLFDLIHPDDMAHTIEGARELSEGVGHARFDNRYRHRDGSYRWISWTTRPGGGLINAVGRDITAEKEQAKALEATAEALRQSQKMEAVGQLTGGVAHDFNNLLTIIRSSVDFLRRPNLPEERRKRYMDAVSDTVERAAKLTGQLLAFARRQALKPEVVSVGDRLRGVADMLDTVTGARVRVVTELPEHPCFIEADVSQFETALVNMAVNARDAMEGEGTLTLRLTCGLAMPPIRGHGGGPGPFAKIELSDTGTGITEEDLTRIFEPFFTTKEVGKGTGLGLSQVFGFAKQSGGDVSVQSVVGEGTTFALYLPEVAAPMDPVSDIEETGPAPDGRGLRVLVVEDNIEVGKFATQILEDLGYRTEWAANAEAALERLGSDGDGFDVVFSDVVMPGMGGIAMAEELRRRLPTMPVLLASGYSHVLAQHGTHGFELLHKPYSADQLSRMLRRLIHSHQRRR
- a CDS encoding response regulator, which encodes MMALTEFVENAGCEAVEASSIIEAIQILEARTDIRTVFTDLDMRGSTAGMELALLIRDRWPPIELLMVSSQPWDPAQIPSRGIVLGKPFDRRKIEATLRRFAE
- a CDS encoding PAS domain S-box protein, whose translation is MISDLFPSALVRDAARLGSLAGLNLLDTPPETEFEDIVHLASTVCETPVALVSLVAGDRQWFKARVGFPPCETALNASVCAYTLAEPDLLTIPDLTADPRTRDNPLVTGEPFIRFYAGTPLRAPDGQVLGSLCVIDHTPRPKGLSSRQADGLRRLARQVTTVLRERQLNVEMRAARDALRVSEERLALAFAAAGSLGWWDWDIPADCVYAGERFSDMYGIDPALAAQGAPLTAFVEGIHPDDRSWVGERIQQVVATAGEFSEEYRLRHADGSVTWVLARGRCFHDGDGKPLRFPGVVVDITARKAADAARFAGEARLKSIMETVPVGILLAEAPSGRILMGNRRLAEILGHTTLYASSSNAYGEFVAYHDDGRLVEAQEYPLAQICGGQCKRAAIEVLYQRPDGERRWIAIAGEAIEDEQGGTVGAVVAVSDIGDRKAAEAQQDILNRELSHRLKNTLTLVQSIASQTLRNAPSLDAARDALAARLIVLGKAHDILLAGRTDSASVDRVVQEALSLHDDTGRRFRVRGPSLFVGPSAALSLGLMLHELATNAVKYGALSVPTGCVTVDWTVDGTGAAAEFRLDWREQGGPPVTPPTRRGFGSRLIQRGLAGGDVALHYAVEGVQCTLSAPLAGLRVDV